TAAGCGACCATTATGATATAAGAAGAAAAATTATAAGTTTGTCAGAACCTGTTTATGACTCTAAAAGCGTTGCCGCTTTAGGTGTTGCCTGCCACGAAGCAGGACATGCTCTACAGTACAAATACGGATATTTTCCGATAAAATTAAGAAGTTATATTCTTCCTATAGTAAACTTTGCATCAGGCTCAGCACTTCCTATTGCACTTTTAGGGCTTTTGTTTTCAAACATTTTAATAAAAATCGGGGTAATATTATTTGCATCAACAGTTTTATTTCAGGTGCTTTTATTACCTATAGAGTTCAATGCATCAAAATGTGCAATAAACGAACTTGATATTTCTCTTAGTGATGAAGAATTAAAAGGGGTTAAAAAAGTTTTAACTGCTGCGGCCCTTACCTACGTTGCATCTGCTTTGGTTTCGGTTGCAAACTTTTTAAGAATAGTTCTTATATTAAACAGAAGAAATGATAGGCGAAATTGATTACAATTATAATTAGGAATGAAAAAAATGCGAAATGCGAAATTTAAAGTGCGAAATGAAGGTATCGATTGCACTGCAATCGATGAATTAAATTCATTAAATTTTCTTTAGAAAATTTAATACCGCAATTATTCATTATTCATTATTAATTATTCATTACATTGTAGGAAATGGATTTATCCATTCCAATACGGAAGGGGATGTTATAAAATGAAAAAGGATACTCAAATTCCGCTCTGGACTCAGGAAAATCCAAGTATATGCAGGTACTGTGCTTTTGCTAAAAGATTTTCTTTAACGGAAGATGTATATTGTGAAAAAAAGAAGAATTTCATAAAGGAAGATGACACCTGCAAAAAGTTTAAATTTGATATATTAAAAAAAGAATTAAGGCGAAGAAAACTTTTTACATCAACGCATACACCTGAGGAGTTTGAAATTTAAAAATGAACAGCAGAAGTTTTTATAAGCACTTTATACTTATTGCACTGCCTATGGCTTTTCAGAACCTTGTGACAACATCAGTTAACTTAATTGACAATCTTATGATAGGTCAGTTAGGGGATATTCCTGTTGCGGCTGTCGGCCTTGCAAATAAAGTATTCTTTATATATACACTTGTTATTTTCGGACTGTGCAGCGGAGCAAGTGCTTTTGTATCACAGTATTGGGGAAAAGAGGATTACAAAGGAATTAAAAAAGTTGTTTTAATCAAATTTTTAATTTCAATTTCAGTTTCAGTAATCTTTGCAT
The DNA window shown above is from Oscillospiraceae bacterium and carries:
- a CDS encoding zinc metallopeptidase; the encoded protein is MFNLYMTDYLYLILVVPALILALFAQGYVKSTFNKYSKVLTAYTSNTLVENMLRKNEISDVTIVSGTGYLSDHYDIRRKIISLSEPVYDSKSVAALGVACHEAGHALQYKYGYFPIKLRSYILPIVNFASGSALPIALLGLLFSNILIKIGVILFASTVLFQVLLLPIEFNASKCAINELDISLSDEELKGVKKVLTAAALTYVASALVSVANFLRIVLILNRRNDRRN